The Suncus etruscus isolate mSunEtr1 chromosome 14, mSunEtr1.pri.cur, whole genome shotgun sequence genome contains a region encoding:
- the TMC4 gene encoding transmembrane channel-like protein 4 encodes MLGLREKAGGQEVKRLAPECPSLHTVLNELPSFATLRYRGPGVQPWGALEEVEEEKEEDAQQELQDPRPSRELPWPMQARRVHRQHHARDQAAQALDSRMAHWALKLRRSREKLRKGLNALKPWAWTLKKIGGQYGAGTESYFSLLRFLLFLNMVASVLKVCMVLLPTWLGPAPPGPPGAGNGTCGFYDPLPRGLVSFPTQLFNLLSGEAFLEWSPLFYGYYPQRPHLAVAYLCCTLTVGLVSLLLILHRSVSGLKQTLLAESEALTSYSHRVFSAWDFGLCGDVHVRLRQRNIYYELKVELEESGVRRRAAVRTLGQQVLVWSLRTLLNLLVLGLLGAAFYGIYWATGYTVQLQETSVIQQSSLLKLGVDYLPSIFISGVNFLLPPVFKLLTQLEGYTHSRQIILILLRTVFLRLASLLVLLFSLWNKITCGDDAEKEACKACGYNYKELPCWETRVGQEMYKLLVFDLLTGLAVMLLLQFPRKLFCGLCLGSLGHKLASQEFQVPDEVLGLIYAQTVVWVGSFFCPLLPLLNLAKFLLLFYMKKLTLFSTCSPASRTFRASAANFFFPLVLLLGLALSAVPVLYSIFLIPPSKLCGPFRWQPSIWNQIPELILNLPQPTQNFLFFLGTQAFAVPLLLICSILMAYTLALANSYGRLVSELKQQIQKESQNKVFLAQRAVALSAAQASL; translated from the exons ATGTTGGGTCTGAGGgagaaggctgggggccaggaggTGAAGAGGCTGGCACCTGAAT GCCCGTCGCTGCACACCGTACTGAACGAGCTCCCCAGTTTTGCCACCCTGCGGTACCGCGGCCCAGGGGTGCAGCCCTGGGGGGCCctggaggaggtggaagaggagaaggaggaggacgcCCAGCAGGAGCTGCAGGACCCTAGGCCGTCCCGGGAGCTGCCCTGGCCCATGCAGGCTCGGCGGGTGCATAG GCAGCACCATGCCCGGGACCAAGCAGCTCAGGCCCTGGACTCTAGGATGGCCCACTGGGCCCTGAAGCTCCGGAGGTCGAGGGAGAAGCTGCGGAAAGGCCTGAACGCCCTGAAACCCTGGGCCTGGACACTGAAGAAGATCGGGG GCCAGTACGGCGCGGGCACCGAGTCCTACTTCTCCCTGCTGCGCTTCCTGCTGTTTCTGAACATGGTGGCATCGGTGCTCAAGGTCTGCATGGTGCTGCTCCCCACCTGGCTGGGCCCGGCGCCCCCGGGGCCCCCCGGGGCTGGCAACGGAACCTGCGGCTTCTATGACCCGCTCCCGCGCGGCCTGGTGTCCTTCCCCACGCAGCTCTTCAACCTGCTCTCAGGAGAG GCCTTTCTGGAGTGGTCTCCGCTCTTCTACGGCTACTACCCGCAACGCCCGCACCTGGCAGTCGCCTACCTGTGCTGCACTTTGACCGTGGGCCTGGTCTCCCTGCTGCTCATCCTGCACCG CTCAGTGTCCGGGCTGAAGCAGACGTTACTGGCCGAGTCGGAAGCCCTGACCAGCTACAGCCACCGGGTCTTTTCCGCCTGGGACTTCGGCCTCTGCGGCGACGTCCATGTGCGGCTCCGGCAGCGCAACATCTACTACGAGTTGAAG GTGGAGCTGGAGGAATCGGGCGTGCGGCGCCGGGCTGCGGTGCGGACGCTGGGGCAGCAGGTCCTGGTGTGGTCGCTGCGGACGCTGCTCAACCTGCTGGTGCTCGGGCTTCTGGGTGCCGCCTTCTATGGAATCTACTGGGCCACGGGCTACACGGTACAGCTGCAG gaGACATCCGTGATCCAGCAGTCGTCGCTGCTGAAGCTCGGGGTGGATTACCTGCCTTCCATCTTCATCTCCGGGGTCAACTTCCTGCTGCCTCCTGTGTTCAAGCTCCTGACCCAGCTGGAGGGCTACACCCACAGCCGCCAGATCATTCTCATCCTCCTCAG GACCGTGTTTCTCCGCCTGGCCTCCCTGTTGGTCCTGCTGTTCTCCCTCTGGAATAAAATCACTTGTGGAGATGATGCTGAGAAAGAAGCTTGCAAGGCCTGTGGGTATAACTACAAAGAACTTCCG TGCTGGGAGACTCGGGTCGGACAGGAGATGTATAAGCTGCTGGTGTTTGATCTGCTGACAGGGCTGGCTGTCATGCTGCTCCTACAGTTTCCTCGGAA GCTGTTTTGTGGGCTCTGTCTGGGGTCGCTGGGTCACAAGCTGGCATCCCAAGAGTTCCAGGTGCCGGACGAAGTGCTGGGGCTCATCTATGCGCAGACGGTGGTCTGGGTGGGGAGTTTTTTCTGCCCGCTCCTGCCCCTGCTCAACCTGGCCAAGTTCCTGCTGCTTTTCTATATGAAAAAG CTCACCCTCTTCTCCACCTGCTCTCCGGCCTCCCGCACCTTTCGGGCCTCAGCGGCGAATTTCTTTTTCCCGCTGGTGCTTCTCCTGGGCCTGGCCCTCTCTGCCGTCCCGGTGTTGTATAGCATCTTTCT GATCCCCCCTTCTAAGCTGTGTGGCCCATTTCGGTGGCAGCCGTCCATCTGGAATCAGATCCCAGAGTTGATTCTCAACCTTCCTCAGCCCACCCagaattttctcttcttcctgggCACCCAGGCCTTCGCGGTGCCCCTTCTGCTGATCTGCAG CATTCTGATGGCCTACACCTTGGCCCTCGCTAACTCCTACGGACGTCTCGTCTCTGAACTGAAACAGCAGATTCAGAAG GAGTCTCAGAACAAAGTCTTCCTGGCTCAGCGCGCCGTGGCACTCAGTGCTGCCCAGGCGTCTCTGTGA
- the MBOAT7 gene encoding lysophospholipid acyltransferase 7 isoform X2, with product MGGSGGGRGAHLIHLWPPYSAFSGHHPGHLGAHSGPALLVSLASEVQDLHLAQRKELALGFRPAPTLGMIPDIPSLLDTLSYSYCYVGIMTGPFFRYRTYLDWLEQPFPEAVPSLRPLLQRAWPAPLFGLLFLLSSHLFPLEAVREDAFYARPLPARLFYMVPVFFAFRMRFYVAWIVAECGCIAAGFGAYPVAAKARAGGGPTLQYPTPSSPEKAASLEYDYETIRNIDCYGTDFCVRVRDGMRYWNMTVQWWLAQYVYKSSPFRSYVLRSAWTMLLSAYWHGLHPGYYLSFLTIPLCLAAEGRLESAVRSRLGPAGQQAWDWVHWFVKMRAYDYMCMGFVLLSLGDTLRYWASIYFFIHVLMAVLLGLGLALGGGAPSRRKVAAQAAEKLREE from the exons ATGGGGGGCAGCGGCGGTGGGCGTGGGGCTCACCTTATTCACCTGTGGCCCCCATACTCTGCATTCTCTGGTCACCATCCTGGGCACCTGGGCGCTCATTCAGGCCCAGCCCTG CTCGTGAGCCTGGCAAGTGAAGTCCAGGACCTGCACCTGGCCCAGAGGAAGGAGCTGGCCCTGGGCTTCCGGCCCGCGCCCACCCTGGGCATGATTCCCGACATCCCGTCTCTGCTGGACACACTCAGCTACAGCTACTGCTACGTGGGCATCATGACAG GCCCGTTCTTCCGCTACCGCACCTACCTGGACTGGCTGGAGCAGCCCTTCCCCGAGGCCGTGCCCAGCCTGCGGCCCCTGCTCCAGCGGGCCTGGCCGGCGCCCCTCTTCGGGCTGCTCTTCCTGCTGTCGTCGCACCTCTTCCCGCTCGAGGCCGTGCGCGAAGACGCCTTCTACGCGCGCCCGCTGCCCGCCCGCCTCTTCTACATGGTCCCGGTCTTCTTCGCCTTCCGCATGCGCTTCTACGTGGCCTGGATTGTGGCCGAGTGCGGCTGCATTGCCGCCGGCTTCGGGGCCTACCCCGTGGCCGCCAAAGCCCGGGCCGGGGGCGGCCCCACCCTCCAATACCCAACCCCCAGCAG tccggAGAAAGCGGCCAGCCTGGAGTACGACTATGAGACCATCCGCAACATTGACTGCTACGGCACCGACTTCTGCGTGCGGGTGCGCGACGGCATGCGCTACTGGAACATGACCGTGCAGTGGTGGCTGGCGCAGTACGTCTACAAGAGCTCGCCCTTCCGCTCCTATGTCCTCAG gaGCGCCTGGACCATGCTGCTGAGCGCCTACTGGCACGGCCTGCACCCGGGCTACTACCTGAGCTTCCTGACCATCCCGCTGTGCCTGGCGGCCGAGGGCCGGCTGGAGTCGGCGGTCCGGAGCCGGCTGGGGCCCGCGGGCCAGCAGGCCTGGGACTGGGTGCACTGGTTCGTCAAAATGCGGGCCTACGACTACATGTGCATGGGCTTCGTGCTGCTCTCGCTGGGCGACACGCTGCGCTACTGGGCCTCCATCTACTTCTTCATCCACGTGCTGATGGCCGTGTTGCTGGGGCTGGGGTTGGCGCTGGGCGGGGGGGCCCCGAGCCGGAGGAAGGTCGCCGCCCAGGCCGCCGAGAAGCTTCGCGAGGAGTGA
- the MBOAT7 gene encoding lysophospholipid acyltransferase 7 isoform X1, with the protein MSPEEWTYLGVLLISIPIGFLFKKAGPGLKKWGAAAVGVGLTLFTCGPHTLHSLVTILGTWALIQAQPCSCHALALAWTFSYLLFFRALGILGLPTPTPFTNAVQLLLTLKLVSLASEVQDLHLAQRKELALGFRPAPTLGMIPDIPSLLDTLSYSYCYVGIMTGPFFRYRTYLDWLEQPFPEAVPSLRPLLQRAWPAPLFGLLFLLSSHLFPLEAVREDAFYARPLPARLFYMVPVFFAFRMRFYVAWIVAECGCIAAGFGAYPVAAKARAGGGPTLQYPTPSSPEKAASLEYDYETIRNIDCYGTDFCVRVRDGMRYWNMTVQWWLAQYVYKSSPFRSYVLRSAWTMLLSAYWHGLHPGYYLSFLTIPLCLAAEGRLESAVRSRLGPAGQQAWDWVHWFVKMRAYDYMCMGFVLLSLGDTLRYWASIYFFIHVLMAVLLGLGLALGGGAPSRRKVAAQAAEKLREE; encoded by the exons ATGTCGCCCGAAGAGTGGACGTACCTAGGGGTCCTCCTTATCTCCATCCCCATCGGCTTCCTCTTTAAGAAAGCTG GACCTGGGCTGAAGAAATGGGGGGCAGCGGCGGTGGGCGTGGGGCTCACCTTATTCACCTGTGGCCCCCATACTCTGCATTCTCTGGTCACCATCCTGGGCACCTGGGCGCTCATTCAGGCCCAGCCCTG CTCCTGCCACGCGCTGGCCCTGGCCTGGACCTTCTCCTACCTCCTGTTCTTCCGAGCATTGGGCATACTGGGCCTGCCCACCCCCACGCCCTTCACCAACGCCGTCCAGCTGCTGCTGACGCTGAAG CTCGTGAGCCTGGCAAGTGAAGTCCAGGACCTGCACCTGGCCCAGAGGAAGGAGCTGGCCCTGGGCTTCCGGCCCGCGCCCACCCTGGGCATGATTCCCGACATCCCGTCTCTGCTGGACACACTCAGCTACAGCTACTGCTACGTGGGCATCATGACAG GCCCGTTCTTCCGCTACCGCACCTACCTGGACTGGCTGGAGCAGCCCTTCCCCGAGGCCGTGCCCAGCCTGCGGCCCCTGCTCCAGCGGGCCTGGCCGGCGCCCCTCTTCGGGCTGCTCTTCCTGCTGTCGTCGCACCTCTTCCCGCTCGAGGCCGTGCGCGAAGACGCCTTCTACGCGCGCCCGCTGCCCGCCCGCCTCTTCTACATGGTCCCGGTCTTCTTCGCCTTCCGCATGCGCTTCTACGTGGCCTGGATTGTGGCCGAGTGCGGCTGCATTGCCGCCGGCTTCGGGGCCTACCCCGTGGCCGCCAAAGCCCGGGCCGGGGGCGGCCCCACCCTCCAATACCCAACCCCCAGCAG tccggAGAAAGCGGCCAGCCTGGAGTACGACTATGAGACCATCCGCAACATTGACTGCTACGGCACCGACTTCTGCGTGCGGGTGCGCGACGGCATGCGCTACTGGAACATGACCGTGCAGTGGTGGCTGGCGCAGTACGTCTACAAGAGCTCGCCCTTCCGCTCCTATGTCCTCAG gaGCGCCTGGACCATGCTGCTGAGCGCCTACTGGCACGGCCTGCACCCGGGCTACTACCTGAGCTTCCTGACCATCCCGCTGTGCCTGGCGGCCGAGGGCCGGCTGGAGTCGGCGGTCCGGAGCCGGCTGGGGCCCGCGGGCCAGCAGGCCTGGGACTGGGTGCACTGGTTCGTCAAAATGCGGGCCTACGACTACATGTGCATGGGCTTCGTGCTGCTCTCGCTGGGCGACACGCTGCGCTACTGGGCCTCCATCTACTTCTTCATCCACGTGCTGATGGCCGTGTTGCTGGGGCTGGGGTTGGCGCTGGGCGGGGGGGCCCCGAGCCGGAGGAAGGTCGCCGCCCAGGCCGCCGAGAAGCTTCGCGAGGAGTGA